From one Candidatus Limnocylindrales bacterium genomic stretch:
- a CDS encoding type 1 glutamine amidotransferase domain-containing protein — MKILMVLTSHDELGDTGRKTGFWLEEFAAPYFTFLDAGVTVTVASPKGGQPPLDPVSDTPEGETDLTRRFKGDPAAKAVLANTVRLSEVKAADYDAVFYPGGHGPMWDLAEDPISIALIEDFYRSGKPVAAVCHAPGVLHRVQYEGQSIVKGKRVTGFTNGEEEAVHLTKVVPFLVEDELKRLGGLYEKAANWAPFVVTDGRLVTGQNPASSKAGAEALLKLLTSTK, encoded by the coding sequence ATGAAGATCCTCATGGTTTTGACTTCTCATGACGAGCTCGGAGACACGGGCCGCAAGACCGGCTTCTGGCTCGAGGAATTCGCGGCGCCCTACTTCACTTTTCTCGACGCCGGAGTGACCGTGACCGTCGCTTCACCCAAAGGCGGGCAGCCACCGCTCGACCCGGTCAGCGACACGCCGGAGGGCGAGACGGATCTGACGCGGCGATTCAAGGGTGATCCCGCGGCGAAGGCAGTGCTCGCCAACACCGTGCGGCTGAGCGAGGTCAAGGCCGCGGACTACGACGCGGTCTTCTATCCCGGCGGCCACGGCCCGATGTGGGATCTGGCCGAGGACCCGATTTCGATTGCTCTCATCGAAGACTTCTACCGCTCCGGCAAACCGGTGGCCGCGGTCTGCCATGCGCCGGGTGTCCTCCACCGTGTTCAGTACGAGGGCCAGTCGATCGTCAAGGGCAAGCGAGTAACGGGCTTCACCAACGGCGAGGAAGAAGCGGTCCACCTTACAAAGGTAGTGCCGTTTCTCGTGGAGGATGAGCTGAAGCGCCTCGGCGGGCTCTATGAGAAGGCAGCCAACTGGGCGCCCTTCGTCGTGACCGATGGGAGACTTGTCACTGGCCAGAATCCGGCGTCGTCCAAAGCGGGCGCCGAGGCGCTGCTGAAACTTCTGACTTCAACGAAGTGA
- a CDS encoding SDR family NAD(P)-dependent oxidoreductase, giving the protein MERRVALVTGASQGIGAGVVKAFAERGFRVVASSRNVTSSAELAASDRIALVDGDIGQPATAARVVETALSRFRSIDVLVNNAGIFFAKPFTAYTADDFRSLVSTNLEGFLHLTQLAVRQMLAQGTGGSIVTITAALARNPIRGVLAAVPMITKGGLETVTQHLAMEFAKDGIRVNAVAPGVVDTPMHRDTPRDVMADLSPMGRPSTVKDITDAVLYLTDAATVTGHILYVDGGAHFGRW; this is encoded by the coding sequence ATGGAACGCAGGGTCGCCCTCGTCACCGGCGCCTCGCAGGGCATTGGCGCCGGCGTCGTCAAGGCGTTCGCCGAACGCGGGTTCCGCGTTGTCGCGAGCTCGAGGAATGTGACCAGCTCCGCCGAGCTCGCGGCCTCCGACCGTATCGCGCTTGTGGACGGTGACATCGGTCAGCCGGCAACGGCCGCCAGAGTCGTCGAAACTGCACTGTCCCGCTTCCGGTCGATTGACGTACTGGTCAACAACGCCGGAATTTTTTTCGCCAAACCATTCACGGCGTACACGGCCGACGACTTCCGGTCACTCGTCTCGACCAACCTCGAAGGGTTCCTGCACCTCACCCAGCTTGCCGTCAGACAAATGCTGGCTCAGGGGACTGGCGGGAGCATCGTCACAATCACGGCGGCGCTCGCCCGCAATCCGATCCGCGGCGTGCTGGCGGCGGTTCCGATGATCACCAAAGGCGGCCTGGAAACGGTAACCCAGCACCTGGCGATGGAGTTTGCCAAGGACGGAATCCGTGTGAACGCCGTCGCGCCTGGCGTCGTCGACACGCCGATGCATCGCGACACTCCGCGCGACGTGATGGCCGACCTGTCGCCCATGGGACGGCCGTCGACGGTCAAGGACATCACGGACGCGGTCCTGTATCTGACCGACGCCGCGACGGTAACGGGGCACATCCTGTACGTCGATGGCGGTGCTCATTTCGGACGCTGGTAA